CATTCAGTAACACTGTTACCAAAAATACCACATTAGTTTAGTCAGttcagtttatttattatttattattagtattatttctACTTTTCAAACGATGTTACTTAACCATTAATTCGAACTCTTTCTCCTCTCCAGTCCCTGGGTCTGAACCAGAGCTGAGGTAAAGTGCTCCTTCATATAGGGCCTACAGCAATCACACTCAGGTGTGCTGATGGTGGGAGATACCATGTATCTGGGTCATATGGGAGGGTAGATTTTCTAGTTGAAAATGGGTGTACGTTTTTGTGTTTTCGAAAGTAAGACGAGTGGAGAATGATTTGTTCAAGAATCTgttatttgtttattgtagaaacTAGCAGTGAAATTCTAAATGTGTAAATGGTAACATAATTGAGAGATAATTGAATCAATTAAGAGTTGGTTGGTCTTGTGGGAGGGGGCTTAAATAAGCCTCTGGCCAACTAAGCAAGGAGGTTCAGTCTGAGGGAGGCTACAATCCAGACAGGTGATTTGAACTTTGCTAGTGGAAACCTTGTgtaaaaagagatttttttgtttcttttttttttttttgctgtggacATCCTGCGGCGTTTCACcacttttttgtaaataaaagcgCCTTCACGTTTTGCAACTCAAGCCATCGTGTTAGTGACTTCTTTGTCCAGATTCCCAACACTCTCTTAacactaagctattaaaatagcctactaATTGTTGGcatcattttataaatcatgttttaatgttaaacatacatgtggcacagggaatccttaggatgaactgtatctgtggatggccttagtgactacattGCCTACAGgtcagtaagcctatcatcaatggggatttacatttgcaaataatATTTGCAGGACCCCCTTAGGGGTctcggaccccctgttgaagatctctggttaAGTGTGTTGCTGTTATGTGCATGCTAACAGTTGCTAATTGGCACTGAATGTCACAAGTTATGCACATTCtaggtcataaaccaaagtattaggCAATATATTACTATTGTATATAGTAAAAAGAcatttcattccaaaccacacatGTACACCTCAGGGTGGAGCAGCAAAATCAGTGGAATGgtctgtagaaaaaaaaagaagcttttttttgtttttaaagaaaaagcaCCTCCcattatttaaagaaatgcagtgGTGGTAGAAGTACTCCAATCCTTTCCTGAAGTAAAAgcaatacaaaaatgtattaaaggtgcaatatgtaatattgtgtgtaatactggcagctagcggttaaaatagttactgcagtacaaattcaaaatactggagagtcgtctcccccgccccctcctgcccagactcgaagttcacgggggttgccaggctgagaccgcagctttcacaacaacgttgctagacacatttctcacatagccagacattactccacagcacagcggagtagctaacggtagatgcgggctatattgacagtcataaaagcccgtgctcacgcggagctctgtaaccaactgacagacacactttttcggtttaaaattacagtatgaaccgctaaaaacacaacaacctcactgtcTTCTCCACatgccagtcaggcacacttcctcggcttagaattacaatacgaaatgctaaaaataccaccagctaccttaccgacggaacacacttcattggcttagaattacggcaacaatcgctaaacacacaccccccccccccccccccccccccccccccccccccccccccccccccccccccccccccccccccccccccccccccccccctcttcccccccccactacatttatcactatacttatttttttgattgctatttttatttttttttttttttttttttttttttaattttttttttttttttttttttttttttttttttttagagtggTTTGGTTTGGGGTttgtgggcttttttttttttttttttttttttttttttataattcaatgtgagaacacaaatgttgaaatgacaaaaaatgcccgtccctagtagctgtgataaattagcctgaagctaatgtttacctgttcatgagaaaataagccaactctgcgtccttttgggctctaagctgtctccatctttcaaatacatctccattatttaccagggggttgttacgtatctggtcacgcaactgttagaaaaatgctgttttctttttttttatgtcatgtaGAATCTATCttcgttgatcctgttcgtttgtttgctgctttcatggctgtactacccttacagctgtagcgtgctgggtttacgtttttacaggtatatctggcaacccggcctggctgtcaaactgggccgttgataacaacacacaggccaaaacataattccgtcacggaatgtaaatttcaaaaagaaaaaatactgaaattagcattgttgtcagaaaagatagtatttcagtttaacatgtttccttaatatctgatgaggcattggtgtcatttttggatttattaaagtacaaatattacatattggacctttaagtagaATTATGGAAAACTTATAACTTCAAACCTGCATGTTACATTGAAATATGACTCCTTTAGCCTTTAAAGACTTAATTACAGACTAAAAGGACTTAGGAAAAGAGAGGTTGTTTTCTGTATCACTGAACAAGAGATAACATCAGAGAAGCTGATCAAGTCTTTGCTGTGAAAACATTAGTTACTAAGAAGTATAGTTGGGAAATAAATTAAAGAAGTGGAGTACAATAtctccctctgaaatgtaggagtataagtagaaagtggcttaaaatggaaatactcaagtacatGTACCTAAGAATTGTACTCCATTCTAAAAGGATAgtaagttacattccaccactggtgtaATGTCAGGACCTTCATGAAACCAATGCTCAGatgctcacttttttttttttttttttttttttaagatttgtgggggcttccccccccccattaTTTGTAGTGACGGTGGATAGAccggaaaggtgggagagagatgggggatgcgcccttactgggtgagctataGGTCACCCCAGATTCTCACTTTTAACGACTTTTTTTTGTGCACTGCTTTTTAATCAAAGAGTTGGACAGAGCTTGCGTTAGGAAAAACTTTATTATGATAAGGTTACAACAGGACGGACACAGGTCTCACCATGACAGAAGTGGTTGGAGAGGAGGCCCCTGGCTGAGAGCCAGAGGTGGCACAGAGTCAAATGGCCCCAGAGATGTTGACAGTGGATAAAGCTCCATCCTTCTAGtggtttttgacagtttttgagAACGCAACATTCAAATATGCGACTGACTTTGACAGCAGCTTCACAGAGTGGAACAAATCCACGCTCTGAGGGGACAGCTCGGGACCCTGTGCCACCTCAGCCACAGTCCAGTGGTCCCTTTACTTCCACTGGCCCTTCTCATAGTCCCACTTGGCTGAGAAGCCCTCGATGGGGTTGACCTTCATGTCCAACATCCTCTGTAGCTGTTTGGCCTGCCACTCCTCGTCAAAGGTCCTGGGACGTGGAGGGTAGACTAGAGCAAACAAGGAATAGAGACATACATAGCCCTTCAATGGACTCGGAAGTGTAGTCGATATGCAAacgcatacatgcatgcatgatGCTGCAAAAAACAAAGCATGTGAGTGGCGTCAGAGCTTTTTTTCGCTTGGTAAAAACTTTATTTTGGCAAAACGCCATCAAGTTCCCGTTCAGCCAGCCGTTTGACAGCAGATAAAACAGGGAAAGAAACTGATAACACACTAGAGCTGCATAGAGTAATTAATTGGTTGTCAACTATTGAATTAATAGGCAACTATTTTTAACTCGATAAATCGGTTTGAACAAtttgctatctatctatctatctatctatccatctatctatccacactgatttcagctttttttaaatgtgaatattttctagtttcttcactctgcgacagtaaactgaacatcttttgatcaaaacaagacatttgaggacgtcattttatagaccaaaaatCTAAtagattaattgagaaaataatcaacaatgaaaatatatCGTCAGTTGCAGCCCTTGGTAACAGACCTCTCTCACATTGGACAGGTTGAGCTGTCAAACACCGGTGTGGAACTCATAAAGTCCATTTATGGGGCTCTGGTTTTGTAAATGCTGGCTAACTGGTGAGGCTTACTGGGAGACTTGAAAGGAACAGAGCTACCGTTAATGGCGTTAGGTACAGCTGTGCTGTTCCTGCTATGATAATAATATAAGTGAAAACGTCTGCTGTGGAAGAGATCTGTGTCACACCAGGGGCGCGTTCAATCTCAACACGGTGTGCACCGTTTTGCTATGGCTCCCTGGTTGAATGACATTTTTCCTCAGAACGATGTGCAACTGCTTTGagatatgtaatataatataatataataaggtaagatatactttattgtccccgaagggaaatttgttttggactcagttacaaaataaaaaataaacctgtGGAGCCGTACAGTGTCAAAATATGAGGAAACCCCCCCACAAGTATTACAATTGGCACACATGGAAAGAACTATGATAAAATGTGGCCTTCTTGAttgcaaagacaacacaaaatacagaagaTAAGCATCTCTctcagtacaggccaaaagtttggacacactttctcatttaatgcatttcctttttattttcatgactatttacattgtagattctcactgaaggcatcaaaactatgaatgaacacatatggaattatgtacttcacaaaaaagtgtgaaataactgaatatgtcttatattttagattcttcaaagtaacaAAATTCCaataattaaccctgacaaagcacacctgtgaagtgaaaaccatttcaggtgactacctcatgaagctcattgagagaacaccaagggtttgcagagttatcaaaaaaagcaaagggtggctactttgaagaatctaaaatataagacaggttttcagttatttcacacttttttgttaagtacataattccatatgtgttcattcatagttgtgatgccttcagtgagaatctacaatgtaaatagtcacgaaaataaagaaacacattgaatgaggtgtgtccaaacttttggcctgtactgtatatgttttctCGTTTGGGTGGGTGCGCCTCTCGTTTATTGGCTGCGTCACACGCGATACCCAATCAGTGGAGACGTGTCCGTAAACGcgttttgtcggggctgaacgtggccaCAGGTGCGTGATGTTGTGGCCGACAAGGTTTCCGGTTCTTAGCACCATGCATTGTCAAAAGAGATGGGTCTGTCCTTTCAGAGTGTAGAAGTCAGACTTACCGTAGGATGCCTGCCACCAGACCAGCAGGCCAGTGAAGCCCAAGAAGATGAACATACCGCCCAAGACAGTCTTCCACTCTGCTGACGGCCGCTTCATCTCCGGGTAGGTCTGATGGAACGCGAGCCGGTACACTGCGAAGGACACGAGAGACGGGTGAGATAGAGGGTCAAGAAGAGAAAATAGGGAAGTGTACCACTAATAATATGGAAAgagttctttctttctcttgtcCTGTATTGGGTCCCTGTTATATGCACGACTGTCAAGtatcaacctgaaaatgagcatgatggGTGTCCTTTAATGATCGAGTTCCCTCTTTGTAGAGCTTAAACCACACACAGAGAGTCATTAGGCAATATACAAAGacaggaaaataaaacaaagctgcTCTGTATTTTAAATTGGGGACTCCTGCCTCATCCGTGATTCTCTCATACACACTTCAGCCTAGCCAGCGGCTGTGCCATTCATCAGAAGCACCATCAGCTAAAAACGTCGTACAAGGCCAGAAGCAGAAGCCCTGAACGCAAAATGTGTGGCGTCAAGATAAAGGCTTCTGGCTCAGCCACATCTAATTTTAAAATCAGGAAACTGAAAACGCGCCCAGATAGGTTAGCAAACTTGGACTTGTGAGCCTCTCGGTTAAGATCTTGATCTGCAAAATAACCGCaactactccactacattcatctgatagATGTAGTTGGAGTAAAAAGTAGAGTACTCCACTActgtgaaatgtagtggagtagaagtataatgTTAACGCAGGGGCATCGGACTGGGGGgtggaaaggggactgagtacccagggccctcatgtgaggagggcccaaaaagatgctagaatgaatagctgtggatgcggggaggggcccatagaaaatgcctttctacagggcccagaatttggTGCTACGCCCCTGCGTTAACGTACCATGATATAAGAATACTCGACCAAAGTACATGAGAATTGTACTTTACTGTTCTGCAgtaaatgtacacgttccaccccTGGTTGCCCTGTGCTTTTGAAGGAATTGTGGTCTACGTATATTAAGTGTATTGTATTAATTTGACGCGCGTTTTCATGTCGTTTTGTTGCAACGCTTTGAGCCTGCGAGGAGAGAGGAACCTACAGGCGAGCTTCTCCTCTTGGCTCAGCTGGCTCCAGGGTCCTTTCTCCTTCTGTTTCAGGCTCTTGTCGGCAGCAGTCAGGACGTCGGTGTAGGGTTTGTCGGGCAGAGGGGTGTCCAGGCGGTCCACGTACATTGGCTGAGACATGTCCACTGCCTGTGCCACCTCTGGACAGACGGAGACAGGAAGGGTCACTTTTGGAACCAATGTGCAGTCAAGAGAACAGTTTTAAAACCCTGGTTCAGAAAATGGGAACATGCGTCCTACACTTGTAACACAACAACCCCCCCAAGGATCATGTGTCTATGATGGTACAGCAGCGCCATCTGCTGGTTTAGGACTTCAGACTGAGGCCTCCTGTTCTGGTACGCCAGTCTTCTGAACAATGGGGGGGGGAGTTACATAAAGTGAGAACACCGTGTgagtgactgactgactgactaatCCAAATTGGTTGATTTGAATGTGGTTTCATGCAGCTTAAACTACTGCCGTCAACCTTTGCTGTGTTCATACCAATTCAGCATGTAATTTCCAGGTAAGCTTTTTGAAAGAATAACACCCCATTCGGTGACCCATCTCATTTTCCAACATctagagcaggggtcaccaacacggtgcccgcgggctccaggtagcccccaaggaccacatgagtagccctcaggcctgttctaaaaatgaaaattgaatattgatattatctgtttcccaccttgttaagtcattgttgataattattgtgagaaatcattaacgtGATCAGTGTCGTCACATAGATGAgcgtcattaatcattaataatcatatataactaaaggcaaactgagcacatttgttatttcagaagtgtaactaactggtagcccttcgtatgactcaatacccatgaagtagctctcagtttagaaaaggttggtgacccctgatcTAGAGTCACAGAGCAGTACACAACAGTTTCTGCTGACCCTCTCTGTATTTACGGGGTCAATGTTTTCCCTTACATCTAAAAACTATGGAGGCATCTTTTTTTGGTAACAGATGCTATCAAAATAAAGTATGCAGTGGATTGCCgattatttaagtaaaagtcaaatatttaagATCTTCTTCGTGACATAAATAGACTACAAAATAATTCTcattaaaaactttttaaaattcATTTCACTTTGACCTACCTGAGCTTTATTTTTGGTACACGTGCTTGATTTTACCATGTCTGCAAAGTTCCAATGAATggcgagttcccagacccaacattttgatgtgggtctggcttgtcaggctacaagAACTATAGTAGCTAAGCCATCAAATTATAAAATACTCAAAATATTCACGTTAAACTCTCCtactatatatactttttttaggACAAACTATAGATCTTATTTTACTGATTTACTGTGTGTTCCTGCAGTCATTTCCCGTTTGTAGTGTAACCAAGCGTTTCTTATATTGTTTAGACCCACCGTTTGACCCTAAAATAAGGACACGGGCTTCCAATGCCGGAACCAAGACGGCATTGCACGTCTCACTCattgacataatataaaaaGGTCTCACTTTGTTTATTTCTTCCCAACACAGTCAATCGTCAGAAAGTACAACGCTTTCTCCATTTCCGTTTttcccttcaaaataaaagctctgtTTACTACAACTTCCTCCTAAGCTTCAACTGAGaggttacacaataaaataccttATAGTAGTTTTTCACCTTCCAGAAAACAGACTACATTCTTCCATTGAGACCATTTTCAGGAActgacaattattttggtcaggAACTCAAATTAAGGAGCAAAGTAGCTAAGGGGAGCATACACTTTTACTAGTCTTCTTTTCTGTGTTTCATAACGTTAATGTG
This genomic interval from Perca fluviatilis chromosome 5, GENO_Pfluv_1.0, whole genome shotgun sequence contains the following:
- the LOC120559811 gene encoding cytochrome c oxidase subunit 4 isoform 2, mitochondrial isoform X1, yielding MTSQKMSAVKKPHAHLKVGHCFLSLLNILLTHLTMLRLTAGRVGSLVARRATVALTTNSARMASHEVAQAVDMSQPMYVDRLDTPLPDKPYTDVLTAADKSLKQKEKGPWSQLSQEEKLALYRLAFHQTYPEMKRPSAEWKTVLGGMFIFLGFTGLLVWWQASYVYPPRPRTFDEEWQAKQLQRMLDMKVNPIEGFSAKWDYEKGQWK
- the LOC120559811 gene encoding cytochrome c oxidase subunit 4 isoform 2, mitochondrial isoform X2 yields the protein MTSQKMSAVKKPHAHLKMLRLTAGRVGSLVARRATVALTTNSARMASHEVAQAVDMSQPMYVDRLDTPLPDKPYTDVLTAADKSLKQKEKGPWSQLSQEEKLALYRLAFHQTYPEMKRPSAEWKTVLGGMFIFLGFTGLLVWWQASYVYPPRPRTFDEEWQAKQLQRMLDMKVNPIEGFSAKWDYEKGQWK
- the LOC120559811 gene encoding cytochrome c oxidase subunit 4 isoform 2, mitochondrial isoform X4; the protein is MLRLTAGRVGSLVARRATVALTTNSARMASHEVAQAVDMSQPMYVDRLDTPLPDKPYTDVLTAADKSLKQKEKGPWSQLSQEEKLALYRLAFHQTYPEMKRPSAEWKTVLGGMFIFLGFTGLLVWWQASYVYPPRPRTFDEEWQAKQLQRMLDMKVNPIEGFSAKWDYEKGQWK
- the LOC120559811 gene encoding cytochrome c oxidase subunit 4 isoform 2, mitochondrial isoform X3, which gives rise to MIFVSKMMLRLTAGRVGSLVARRATVALTTNSARMASHEVAQAVDMSQPMYVDRLDTPLPDKPYTDVLTAADKSLKQKEKGPWSQLSQEEKLALYRLAFHQTYPEMKRPSAEWKTVLGGMFIFLGFTGLLVWWQASYVYPPRPRTFDEEWQAKQLQRMLDMKVNPIEGFSAKWDYEKGQWK